The following is a genomic window from Mustela erminea isolate mMusErm1 chromosome 14, mMusErm1.Pri, whole genome shotgun sequence.
ttttcttaaaaaaacctGTTCTttacaagaacaaaataaataaacttggcAAATCTGACCAGAGAAGTTTGGATTACCGTTGCTGATATTTTATGTCTCCACATCATAGAATTACACGTTCATGCCATTGGCCATGGTACATCGTGGAGTCTGTCCCCGGAGTACGTGGGGTGCTCTATGTCCCACCCCCTGCGACATTCGGCTTGGCCATGTGACCGTGAGCAGACACAAACCCACCTGAAAGCCAGAAGTCAAAAGTAGCTACTGACGTCCAGGCATGCATCCACGGTCAGTAGCACGGTCCCTAGAACCTGACTCGTGTATTCACAGCCCAGACCGCGCACGAACTGGCCACATGGCCTACGGCACATCACTGTGACCTTTATGAGCCTCAGTATTCTTATtcgtaaaatggggatgacaacAGCATCCACAAAATAGGTTAGTCCAAGTGTAGTTCTGGGCACAGAGTAAGTGTGATAAGAGTATCAGCCCCTAGACCAGGGAGGGTATATCCTAGGAAGGAaagtatgggtttttttttttaagcttttatttatttatttgacagagagagattacaagtagacggagaggcaggcatagagagagggagagagagggaagcaggctccctgctgagcagagagcctgatgtgggactcgatcccaggaccctgagatcatgacctgagccgaaggcagcggcttaacccactgagccatccaggcgcccaaaagGATGGTTTAATATCAAAAACTAAATCCATGTAactcattaataaaatatataacaagttGGAACGAGAGTCATAGAGCAGACATGTACAATCTGGAAGCTTGAAGTTCACCCTATTCtcaaaataaaggggcacctgggtggctcagtgggttaaagcctatgccttcggctcaggtcatgatcccagggtcctgagactgagccccgcatcgggctctctgcttggcagggagcctgctccctcctctttctctgcctgcctctctgcctacttgtgatctttgtctgtcaaagaaacaaataaaatatttttaaaaaatgaatacatgacCTCACAATGTTTCATACAATCTTCTCCCCAGAACCCTGCATTGCAAACTTTGTaggactgattgattgatttgacagaaagcgatagcgagagagagggaacacaagcatgggggagctggagagggagaagcaggctcccctgcacACCACCACCTTCGCGCTATGGGAAACTTTGAGGTGGCGGAGTGGAAAATGGAAGGCATGGTATCACCACCCACAAAGGAACCGTGTGGGTTTAGCTCAGGAGATATCTTAATGCCGGCCATAAGCATGAATGCCCCTACGTTCTTCCAGATGTTTTCCGTAGCTTGCCATATGTTTGTACGACTTAAGGGTGCAAAGCAGTTTGCCCCTCCAACCCAACAAAGAAGGCATTCCCTGAGATGGAATTCTCCATGTTTTTGAGGTAAGTGGGGGCTCAGAGCCAGAGTTAATTTGATTTCTAGAAATACAcaaactttttgtttcttgaaaccCAAGCAATGAAAACTCATGTTAAGGCAGTCATGGTTTATTACACTTCAGTCGCCTCTGTCCGGTAAGAGGCGAGGTGGTTACGAGCATAAGCTTCTGGTCTGGGTAGACACGTTTGAATACAGCCTCTGCCACTTGCTCCAAGTCATACAATTCAgaacatttaacttctctgagtttgTGTCCTCAATAAAAATGGGGGGACATCAGGCGGGGCCCATGGCATTGTGTAGAGATTAAATCCTATTCCATAAGATGTATTAGATGTATCAGAAGTGCTTGGCAAGGTTCTGGGCACAAAGACTTGGCACGTACGCTATTTGTGTGCTCACTAAACATCCAGTGGTGTGGTGAGAGATGTGAACACCTCACTGAGATCCAAAATAGGTGTGGACACGTCCATCAGCCAGAAGTTACTTGGATTATGTCTGGGTCGGGGGTGAGATCTTCCCGAGGGGTGTAGACTGGCTGCTTTTCGGTCAGGGAGTTGGGAGGCAACCCAAGACTCAAGGCAATTATTAGGATTAGGTTGGCCTCCTGCACATGCCGAGGCGCCCCCCAGCTCTCCAACCTCACAGAGACACTGACCAGATGTGCCCTCATAGGCTCCAGGCTGCCAGAGAATCCCAAATGCGTCCTTAGCCCCACACATATGGAATTCCCCAGAAGCACCCCCTACACACCATTGTGCTTGATCAGAACTGCCAAATCTTGATGAGGTTGGGCAGTGGGTAgtctgcagagggagaagagaagggcctGGGAAGCAGGCACCTGCTGTGTGATTCTGGAGGGAACTTCCAACCCAGGACCTCACTGTTGCATCTGGCTATGAAGAAACCggacaagaggaagaagaaggaagtctCCAACTCTTGCCCAAGGGCAAGgttaggaggggcacctggaatGCAGGGCcgagaggggctggggggagggggagggacatgTCAGACTGATTCCTGATGCATGAAGGGGGCAAGGATTCCGGACCTGACCAGGGAGGGGAGTGGCTAAGAATGCCTCCTGCGCGAGGGGCCACAAATACATTTTGCTGGGAAGGAGCTGTAGCATCTCAGAGATCAGGCTCTGGCTGGAGGCTGGATGGCAAGGCAGGGCCCTATCTACCCGGCCACCCAGGGGCCTTCTCAAAACTCACAGACGGCCAGCCGGTACTGCAGGCAGTTTTTGTTATTCCACTGCCCATCTGTGTACATCTCCACACACTTCTCCTTGCCCCACCCCCTGGGCTCCCCTGGGTACCAATTGGTGTAATTCACAGGGGCCCCATCCAGGTAGAGGAACTCTTTGGAGTCGGGGCTCTCCATCAGGCCCAGGTACGCGTAAGTGTTGTACTTCTTCACGATGCTTGCGATGGCTTCGTTCTCTTCCGGGCTCGTCGGGGCAGCGATGCGGCCACCTGCTCTGGCACATAAACGTTGAATGTCCTCAAAATTTACCGACTGCCCGTTGCTGGAGAAGACCTTCTCTCCCACGACCAGCATGGACTCCTGCAAGCTGAGGACTGGAGCAGAGAAACCGAGTCAGGCCACCGGCTGCTCTGGCTCATGGTCCCCGCCCCTCGCTCGGGCTCCCTGTCTTTAAGCCCgctctcctctcctgccagcCTGAGTCTTCCTCaatccccctccctgctcttaTCATTCTCTTCGTTCACCCATTTCACAATTACTGATCGaccacctattatgtgccaggaattCCAATTTACAAGATTCaatagaaagcaagagagggggcgcctgggtggttcagttggttaggcaactgccttccactcaggtcatgatcctggagttccgggatcaagtccagcatcaggctccctactcagcaggaagtctgcttctccctctgaccctgccccttctcatgctctctcacaccaataagtaaataaaatcttaaaaaaaaaaaaaaaagcaagctaggCAGAGAACTTATACTCCCCTGACATCGGGAGCTGAACTTTGTCTACTTCTGTCTCCTTGGGGCCATTCAAAGAATCAGGAAAGGGaagtatcatttttttcccccaagaccTGCATATCCTCCCCAGCTTGTCGTGTCTTGAGGTTCTGGAGCCCGATGCTGGGATTGGAGGAAACTCTGTGCTGTAAGCCCCTGTGGAACCCCCTTACCTCCCATGGCCTGCAGGATTTGATGTCTGAACTTGCGGAGTGTGGTTTGGAGCTCCTCATCTAAAGAAGCTGGAAGCCCTGTCAAGAGATTCCCACCCACGATCAGGGTCCAGCCAAGCAAGACTCCCACTTGCGGCCAAGCAGGCCTGACACCAGCTGTGAGCCTTTACTTGTCCATGCCCACTGCTCAGGCCCTGGAGTGTATCTCCACACTTGTCCTTTGCTGCAGCCCTGCACCTGCTAAGCTCCCACCTGcccttctttcctgcctttaACGGCTTCTGCCTTCTGTCCTTTAACGGCTCTGTCAGCCCACTCCTGTgggtttttctggtttgggggcaAGGTGCCCCCCCACCAAAGGCAAATGAGCTATACCCATCCTTCTCTGTCTGGCCTGGCTGAGCCATGGCATCATCTACCTGCCTGCCGGAATAGGCTTTCACCGTGGTCTCTACCCCTTTCACCGTGGTCTCTACCCCTGATCCtgacccttcctcctccctcaacctcacccctccccacctgccaccCAG
Proteins encoded in this region:
- the LOC116573058 gene encoding pulmonary surfactant-associated protein A, whose amino-acid sequence is MLLRPLALTLTVLMVSGFEYSGKDICSGHPGIPGTPGSHGLPGRDGRDGVKGDPGPPGPMGPPGGMPGYPGPEGVTGAPGVAGERGEKGEPGERGPPGLPASLDEELQTTLRKFRHQILQAMGVLSLQESMLVVGEKVFSSNGQSVNFEDIQRLCARAGGRIAAPTSPEENEAIASIVKKYNTYAYLGLMESPDSKEFLYLDGAPVNYTNWYPGEPRGWGKEKCVEMYTDGQWNNKNCLQYRLAVCEF